Proteins from a single region of Hordeum vulgare subsp. vulgare chromosome 6H, MorexV3_pseudomolecules_assembly, whole genome shotgun sequence:
- the LOC123401794 gene encoding uncharacterized protein LOC123401794 produces the protein MALWLKLLLGVALPAAALVAAACYVYRRRHMPRNAPPELPVGARGVGSADPAASPGLAKLNAKYTASSGRVGVRFQQLHHHHHVRADTRLRGPGGGAQQQGPFQWGDHPRLVIEAAEHGWAQFVFAVAPPKARSASSSPLWGLCPVCDAGTSRDLSEAAWEVPVGSSERLQAVRLNPVAAATGAAASSKKWLPGSLSSPLRNDQDLTSNNGFCTARMGMPLPGPPMNGTPFPQDAYMEITIIYLNTRRPEWSASRTSRRGHDGSGDSERSKLISFAPDNTNSPIQETRAAKDDQGNKQKHLVMSLGLAAGAGSAASARPSLAGTYASSIGFHSNGAVYLDGMKLAYESEKSAWAGVDKVVGCGFEPAKRKVYFTVDGQLVHAVSCNADAFSSPLYPVLASSFDVMALVNLGQSKFRYAPANARRSANPCFVRSASLGEGRSGSMGLDFDDSGDLFSMGRVDSGWTEASRVSRSRKESGGGTTAAGDLEPESDLFEISL, from the exons ATGGCGCTATGGCTCAAGCTGCTCCTCGGCGTGGCCCTCCCCGCCGCAGCGCTGGTGGCGGCCGCGTGCTATGTCTACCGGCGGCGCCACATGCCGCGTAACGCGCCGCCGGAGCTACCGGTCGGTGCTCGTGGGGTAGGCAGCGCGGACCCGGCGGCGAGccccgggctggcaaaactcaacGCCAAGTACACCGCCAGCAGCGGCCGCGTGGGCGTCCGGTTCCAGCagttgcaccaccaccaccatgtccgCGCAGACACCAGGCTCCGGGGACCGGGCGGTGGCGCGCAGCAGCAGGGCCCGTTCCAGTGGGGCGATCACCCGCGGCTGGTGATCGAGGCGGCGGAGCACGGGTGGGCGCAGTTCGTGTTTGCCGTGGCGCCGCCGAAGGCGAGGTCGGCGTCGTCGTCCCCGCTGTGGGGGCTCTGCCCGGTCTGCGACGCCGGGACCAGCCGCGACTTGTCTGAGGCCGCGTGGGAGGTCCCCGTGGGATCGTCCGAGCGGCTGCAGGCCGTGCGGCTCAATCCCGTAGCCGCGGCCACCGGCGCCGCCGCGTCCAGCAAGAAGTGGCTCCCGGGAAGCCTCTCGAGCCCCCTCCGCAACGACCAGGATCTGACAAGCAACAACGGGTTTTGCACCGCCAGGATGGGCATGCCGCTGCCGGGGCCGCCGATGAACGGTACGCCGTTCCCGCAGGACGCCTACATGGAGATCACCATCATATATCTGAACACACGGCGTCCGGAGTGGTCGGCGTCCCGGACGAGCAGGCGTGGGCACGACGGCTCCGGCGACAGCGAACGCAGCAAGCTCATCAGTTTTGCgccggacaacaccaacagcccgATTCAAGAAACCAGGGCAGCGAAAGATGACCAGGGAAACAAACAGAAGCACTTGGTCATGTCGCTGGGCCTCGCCGCCGGCGCTGGGTCCGCCGCATCTGCACGGCCGTCGTTAGCCGGAACGTACGCGTCGTCCATCGGCTTCCACTCCAACGGCGCCGTCTACCTCGACG GGATGAAGCTGGCGTACGAGTCGGAGAAGTCAGCGTGGGCGGGGGTGGACAAGGTCGTGGGCTGCGGCTTCGAGCCGGCGAAGCGGAAGGTGTACTTCACGGTGGATGGGCAGCTCGTCCACGCGGTGAGCTGCAACGCCGACGCCTTCTCCAGCCCGCTGTACCCGGTGCTGGCCTCCAGCTTCGACGTGATGGCGCTGGTCAACCTCGGACAGAGCAAGTTCCGGTACGCGCCGGCCAACGCGCGGCGCTCGGCCAACCCGTGCTTCGTGCGGTCCGCGTCGCTGGGCGAGGGACGGAGCGGGTCCATGGGGCTCGACTTCGACGACAGCGGGGACCTGTTCTCCATGGGCCGCGTGGACTCCGGCTGGACGGAGGCCTCGCGGgttagcaggagcaggaaggagaGCGGCGGCGGCACGACGGCGGCCGGCGACCTCGAACCCGAGTCTGACCTCTTCGAGATCTCATTGTGA